One genomic region from Campylobacter sp. RM5004 encodes:
- the rplQ gene encoding 50S ribosomal protein L17 — protein sequence MRHGHGYRKLGRTSTHRAALLKNLSIAIIKNGKIETTLEKAKELRSYIEKLITRARVGDFNAHRAVFAALQDKECTNKLVTEIAPNYKERNGGYTRIIKTRTRRGDAATMAYIELV from the coding sequence ATGAGACACGGACACGGATACAGAAAGCTAGGTCGCACTAGCACTCATCGTGCAGCTTTATTAAAAAATTTAAGTATTGCAATTATCAAAAATGGTAAAATTGAAACAACTTTAGAAAAAGCTAAAGAATTAAGATCTTATATTGAGAAATTAATCACTCGTGCTAGAGTTGGAGATTTTAACGCTCACAGAGCAGTATTCGCAGCTTTACAAGATAAAGAATGCACAAATAAATTAGTTACAGAAATAGCACCAAACTACAAAGAAAGAAATGGTGGCTATACAAGAATTATCAAAACAAGAACTCGCCGTGGTGATGCGGCTACAATGGCTTATATTGAGCTAGTATAA
- a CDS encoding DNA-directed RNA polymerase subunit alpha: protein MRKVVTTAHMPNEFTIENIGENKARISAWPFEIGFGITLAHPLHRLLRLSAIGYAATAIKIDGVSHEFDSKRGMVEDISLFIINIKNMRFKIKNEDSKREEVSFSFKGPREIKGSDLANNVIEVVNPDNYIATINEDTELDFTLVIEKGIGYVASEDLREKTDSSFIALDAFFTPVRNANYSIEKVLHEDNPDYEKIVFEITTDGQITPEDAFKNALDAMYQQMMVFNKIATTSPRLIGEEDTEEFDFSALLKSVKELGLSVRSNNGLEKAGIEFIGELALMSENDVNNLKNVGKKSVEEILNAMKEIGYPIGSNSVEAYKDKLIEKIKEIKDNK from the coding sequence ATGAGAAAAGTAGTTACAACAGCTCATATGCCAAATGAATTTACTATTGAAAATATCGGCGAAAACAAAGCACGCATAAGTGCTTGGCCTTTTGAAATTGGTTTTGGCATTACATTAGCACATCCACTGCACAGGCTTTTACGCCTTAGTGCAATTGGCTATGCAGCAACTGCTATTAAAATTGATGGTGTAAGTCATGAGTTTGATAGCAAAAGAGGTATGGTAGAAGATATTTCTTTATTTATTATCAATATTAAAAATATGCGTTTTAAAATTAAAAACGAAGATAGTAAGAGAGAAGAAGTAAGCTTTAGCTTTAAAGGGCCAAGAGAAATTAAAGGTAGTGATTTAGCTAATAATGTAATTGAAGTTGTAAATCCTGATAACTACATTGCTACTATAAATGAAGATACTGAGTTAGATTTTACATTAGTTATTGAAAAAGGTATTGGCTATGTAGCAAGCGAAGATTTAAGAGAGAAAACTGATAGTAGTTTTATAGCTCTTGATGCGTTTTTTACACCAGTTAGAAATGCAAACTATTCAATAGAAAAGGTTTTACATGAAGATAATCCTGACTATGAAAAAATTGTATTTGAAATAACAACTGATGGTCAAATAACTCCTGAAGATGCGTTTAAGAATGCTTTAGATGCTATGTATCAACAAATGATGGTATTTAACAAAATAGCAACTACAAGCCCAAGATTAATTGGCGAAGAAGATACAGAAGAGTTTGATTTCTCTGCTTTACTTAAGAGTGTTAAAGAACTTGGTTTAAGCGTAAGAAGTAACAATGGTTTAGAAAAAGCTGGCATTGAATTTATAGGCGAATTAGCTTTAATGAGCGAAAACGATGTAAATAATTTAAAGAATGTTGGTAAGAAATCAGTAGAAGAAATTTTAAATGCTATGAAAGAAATAGGCTATCCAATAGGTTCTAACTCTGTTGAGGCTTATAAAGATAAACTTATTGAAAAAATAAAAGAAATAAAGGATAATAAATGA
- a CDS encoding cysteine permease gives MNKITLPYNQTLENYILNKELYELANISQNVYKFWKNIKYAQYPNSRIVFLDKSTIAKKYENLISECSNLSGLVLASAFCSMSNLAPSHLNPNNNSNLLEIIKLVEISGIKFIDLEDFFKKLNIPKNSHIYIEKCCYFAPEPFEKKIKLTNTLCLGYY, from the coding sequence ATGAATAAAATCACACTTCCTTATAATCAAACTTTAGAAAACTACATACTCAACAAAGAGCTTTACGAATTAGCAAATATTTCACAAAATGTTTATAAATTTTGGAAAAATATCAAATACGCTCAATATCCTAATTCTAGAATTGTATTTTTGGATAAAAGCACTATCGCAAAAAAATATGAGAATTTGATTTCGGAATGTTCTAATTTAAGTGGTTTGGTTTTAGCAAGTGCTTTTTGTTCTATGAGTAATTTAGCCCCATCACATTTAAACCCAAACAATAATTCAAATCTATTAGAAATAATAAAACTTGTAGAAATTTCAGGGATAAAGTTTATAGATTTAGAAGACTTTTTCAAAAAATTAAATATCCCTAAAAACTCTCATATTTATATTGAAAAATGTTGTTATTTCGCACCTGAACCATTTGAGAAAAAAATCAAATTAACTAATACTTTATGTTTAGGATATTATTAA
- a CDS encoding aminopeptidase P family protein has product MLTKIRNILNEFNADFMLIFTADFHLSEYINEYFKLKEILSGFCGSAGTLLISKNEAFLFTDGRYFLQAENELKQDFKLIKSPDYISYIKDNFNNKTALLDLRTISYTNYLKLSEVAKIVDFTINYNDFHSRTLPNDKVFYQNPKFVDNINKIKRLQNELSEKNIDYCVISSLSDIAYLTNLRGKDVEYNPVFLSYLIVSKTKAYFYIDENKLSEIIKDEDLIYKDYFDFYDDLKTLKGNIICDFSNTNAKIISQIKANIINEILPSTMQKACKSANEIKHLKYAHLLDGIALCKFNHWLENTDLSSVDECKIDEVLTNYRADNEYFISNSFDTIAGFNENGAIIHYKAKKNNAKFLNENGLLLLDSGAQYECGTTDITRVFKINKASKEQIRDYTLVLKSNIAISKILYPENIKMPLLDSIARKELWQYGLDYLHGTGHGVGYFLNVHEGPQVLSLNANASEHTRVKRGMLTSIEPGLYHANKYGIRLENLAISEFAMSSEYGDFLRFDIVTLYPFELSLIDLNMLNTDEIKWLNDYHLRVFNTLNPYLDDYLKNFLAYKCREIPILNSTNF; this is encoded by the coding sequence ATGCTTACAAAAATAAGAAATATTTTAAATGAATTTAACGCTGATTTTATGCTGATTTTTACTGCAGATTTTCATCTAAGCGAGTATATTAACGAGTATTTTAAACTTAAAGAAATTTTAAGTGGTTTTTGTGGTTCGGCAGGAACTTTGCTAATTAGTAAAAACGAAGCATTTTTATTTACTGATGGTAGATATTTTTTACAAGCCGAAAATGAGCTAAAACAAGATTTTAAGCTAATAAAAAGTCCTGATTACATTAGCTATATTAAAGATAATTTTAACAATAAAACTGCTTTATTAGACTTAAGAACAATCTCTTATACAAATTATTTAAAATTAAGCGAAGTTGCAAAAATAGTTGATTTTACAATAAATTACAATGATTTTCATTCAAGAACTTTGCCAAATGATAAAGTATTTTATCAAAATCCTAAATTTGTTGATAACATTAATAAAATAAAAAGATTGCAAAATGAACTAAGCGAAAAAAACATAGATTATTGTGTAATTTCAAGCCTTAGTGATATTGCATATCTTACAAATCTTCGTGGAAAAGATGTAGAATACAACCCCGTTTTTTTAAGCTATTTGATTGTTTCTAAAACAAAGGCTTATTTTTATATTGATGAAAATAAATTAAGCGAAATTATTAAAGATGAAGATTTGATTTATAAAGATTATTTTGACTTTTACGATGATTTAAAGACCCTAAAAGGCAATATAATTTGTGATTTTTCTAATACTAACGCAAAAATTATAAGCCAAATAAAAGCAAATATAATAAATGAGATTTTGCCAAGCACAATGCAAAAAGCATGCAAAAGCGCTAATGAAATTAAGCATTTAAAATACGCTCATTTGTTAGATGGCATCGCACTTTGTAAGTTTAATCACTGGCTTGAAAATACTGATTTATCAAGCGTTGATGAGTGCAAGATTGATGAAGTTTTGACAAATTATAGAGCGGATAATGAGTATTTTATAAGCAATTCTTTTGATACTATTGCAGGATTTAATGAAAACGGAGCCATAATTCACTATAAAGCTAAGAAAAATAATGCAAAATTTTTAAATGAAAATGGCTTATTACTCCTTGATAGTGGAGCACAATATGAGTGTGGAACTACCGATATTACTAGAGTTTTTAAGATAAATAAAGCTAGCAAAGAGCAAATTAGAGATTACACCCTAGTGCTAAAATCAAATATTGCAATCTCAAAAATACTTTATCCAGAAAATATCAAAATGCCATTACTTGATAGTATAGCTAGAAAAGAGCTTTGGCAGTATGGGCTTGATTATTTGCATGGCACGGGTCATGGGGTAGGGTATTTTTTAAATGTTCATGAAGGTCCGCAAGTATTATCACTTAATGCAAATGCTAGCGAGCATACAAGAGTAAAAAGAGGAATGCTAACATCAATAGAACCAGGATTGTATCACGCTAACAAATACGGAATAAGGCTTGAAAACCTTGCTATAAGTGAGTTTGCGATGAGTAGTGAATATGGAGATTTTTTAAGATTTGATATAGTTACTTTGTATCCATTTGAGCTTAGTTTAATTGATTTAAATATGCTAAATACTGATGAAATTAAGTGGCTAAATGATTATCATTTAAGAGTTTTTAATACCTTAAACCCTTATTTAGATGATTACTTAAAGAACTTTCTAGCTTACAAATGTCGTGAAATTCCTATTTTAAATTCCACGAATTTTTAA